From a region of the Orcinus orca chromosome 18, mOrcOrc1.1, whole genome shotgun sequence genome:
- the MAB21L1 gene encoding putative nucleotidyltransferase MAB21L1 — MIAAQAKLVYHLNKYYNEKCQARKAAIAKTIREVCKVVSDVLKEVEVQEPRFISSLNEMDNRYEGLEVISPTEFEVVLYLNQMGVFNFVDDGSLPGCAVLKLSDGRKRSMSLWVEFITASGYLSARKIRSRFQTLVAQAVDKCSYRDVVKMVADTSEVKLRIRDRYVVQITPAFKCTGIWPRSAAHWPLPHIPWPGPNRVAEVKAEGFNLLSKECHSLAGKQSSAESDAWVLQFAEAENRLQMGGCRKKCLSILKTLRDRHLELPGQPLNNYHMKTLVSYECEKHPRESDWDESCLGDRLNGILLQLISCLQCRRCPHYFLPNLDLFQGKPHSALENAAKQTWRLAREILTNPKSLEKL; from the coding sequence ATGATCGCGGCCCAGGCCAAGCTGGTCTACCATCTGAATAAATACTACAACGAAAAATGCCAAGCCAGGAAAGCTGCCATTGCCAAAACTATCCGGGAAGTCTGCAAAGTAGTTTCCGACGTCCTGAAGGAGGTGGAAGTGCAGGAGCCCCGGTTCATCAGCTCTCTCAACGAGATGGACAATCGCTACGAGGGCCTCGAGGTCATCTCCCCCACCGAATTTGAAGTGGTGCTTTACCTTAACCAAATGGGGGTGTTCAACTTTGTGGACGACGGCTCGCTGCCCGGCTGCGCGGTGTTGAAGTTGAGCGACGGGCGCAAGAGAAGCATGTCCCTCTGGGTGGAATTCATTACCGCCTCCGGCTACCTCTCGGCGCGCAAAATCCGGTCCAGGTTTCAGACGCTGGTGGCTCAAGCGGTAGACAAATGTAGCTACAGGGATGTGGTAAAGATGGTGGCAGACACCAGCGAAGTGAAACTGAGAATCCGAGATAGGTACGTGGTGCAGATCACCCCGGCTTTTAAATGCACCGGGATCTGGCCCCGGAGTGCTGCCCACTGGCCACTTCCCCACATCCCCTGGCCGGGACCCAACCGGGTGGCGGAGGTCAAGGCGGAAGGGTTCAATCTCCTGTCCAAGGAGTGCCACTCCCTGGCCGGCAAGCAGAGCTCGGCCGAGAGCGACGCCTGGGTGCTGCAGTTCGCGGAGGCAGAGAACAGACTGCAGATGGGGGGCTGCAGGAAGAAATGCCTCTCCATCCTCAAAACCTTACGGGACCGTCACCTTGAACTGCCAGGCCAGCCCCTGAACAATTACCACATGAAGACTCTGGTTTCCTATGAGTGTGAAAAGCATCCCCGGGAGTCGGACTGGGACGAGTCTTGCCTGGGTGACCGGCTTAACGGGATTTTGCTGCAACTTATCTCCTGCCTGCAGTGCCGGCGGTGTCCTCACTACTTCCTACCGAACTTAGATCTGTTTCAAGGCAAACCTCACTCGGCTCTCGAGAACGCTGCCAAACAAACGTGGCGACTGGCAAGAGAGATCCTGACCAACCCGAAAAGTTTGGAAAAACTTTAG